From a region of the Hemitrygon akajei chromosome 16, sHemAka1.3, whole genome shotgun sequence genome:
- the c16h6orf120 gene encoding UPF0669 protein C6orf120 homolog, translated as MAEVWWVVLLALLCQLVLGELPVTEPVPDDWVLLHVVQGQVGPGNYSYLRLNHDGQIVLRMESRRGDADLYISDSTLHPSFDDYELQSTTCGLDLLAVPARFRRPVGIAVYGHPSHLQTEFEMRVYLDQGVWESPFPEPSYPGDEDTTDRTPPKKVVEEETEESVLWTIIIGILKLVLEILF; from the coding sequence ATGGCGGAGGTCTGGTGGGTAGTTCTGCTGGCGCTGCTGTGCCAGCTGGTTCTGGGCGAGCTCCCTGTCACTGAGCCGGTGCCCGACGACTGGGTCCTGCTGCACGTGGTCCAGGGGCAGGTGGGACCCGGCAACTACAGCTACCTGCGGCTTAACCACGATGGACAGATCGTGCTGCGCATGGAGAGCCGGCGAGGGGACGCTGACCTGTACATCTCCGACTCCACGTTGCACCCCAGCTTCGACGACTACGAGCTGCAGTCGACCACCTGTGGCCTGGACTTGTTGGCAGTGCCAGCCAGGTTCCGCAGGCCAGTGGGCATCGCTGTGTATGGCCACCCCTCGCACTTACAGACCGAGTTTGAGATGAGGGTCTATCTGGACCAAGGAGTATGGGAGAGCCCCTTCCCTGAGCCCTCCTACCCAGGTGATGAAGACACCACcgacaggaccccaccaaaaaaggtggtggaggaggagaCAGAAGAATCTGTGCTGTGGACCATAATAATTGGGATCCTCAAACTGGTGTTGGAGATTCTTTTttga